One Verrucomicrobiia bacterium genomic window, TCACACCGCTATCGACCGCGGTGCGCACGATGCGGATGCTTTCCGATTCGGTCGGCCTCCCGATGTGGGAGCCGCCAAGGCCGATCACGGAGACTTTTTCGCCCGTGTTACCGATCGGCCGCCGGGGGATGTCTGCTTTCGCGTCCGCGCCGCACGCGAGTTTTCCCGCGGTGGCGGCGACGGCGGTGGCCATCGACAGTTTGAGGAATTTGCGCCGGGTCATGGCGCCGTCTTCGTGAGGCCACACGGGTGACGTGCTCATCAACAGAAACGATAGCGTGCGGTTAAGCTTTTCTCCAACACAAATAATCGGTACAAGAGGCATATGGCAACGGACACACCTTCACTCACAAAGCGGCCGGCGTGGCGAGCGCTCGGCGCGCATTACGAGAAGATCAAGGACACGCATCTGCGGCAGTTCTTCGCCGACGATTCGAAGCGCGGCGAGCGCCTGGTTGTTGAGGATGTTGGCCTTTACTTGGACTACTCGAAAAACCGGGTCAACGAGGAAACCATCCGGCTGCTGGTCGCGCTGGCGGAGGAGTGCGGCTTGCGGGCGCGGATCGAGGCGATGTTCCGCGGCGAGAAGATCAACGTGACGGAAAAGCGGGCGGTGTTGCACGTGGCGTTGCGCACGCCGCGCGATCAGTCGATTGTGGTGGATGGGGAAGATGTGGTGCCGAAGGTGCACGAGGTATTGGACCGGATGGCGGAGTTCACCAACCGCGTCCGTAGCGGCGCTTGGAAGGGGCACACCGGCAAGCGCATCCGCAACGTCATCAATATCGGGATTGGCGGCTCGGACCTCGGGCCGGTGATGGCGTACGAGGCGCTGCGCCATTACAGCCAGCGCGATTTGACTTTTCGTTTTGTCTCGAATGTGGACGGGACGGATTTTGCCGAGGCGACGCATGACCTGAAGGCGGAGGAGACGTTGTACATCGTGTCGTCGAAGACGTTCACGACGCAGGAAACGATGACCAACGCGCTCACGGCACGGCAGTGGGCATTGAAGCAGTTGGGAGACGAAAAGGCGGTGGCGAAGCACTTTGTCGCGGTATCAACCAACGGACAAGAGGTGGCGAAGTTCGGCATCGACACGGCCAACATGTTTGGTTTCTGGGATTGGGTGGGGGGACGCTACTCGATGGACTCGGCGATCGGTCTCTCGACGATGCTGGCCATCGGGCCAGATAATTTCCGGACCATGCTCGCGGGCTTTCACGCGATGGACGAGCATTTTCGCGCCGCGCCATTTGAAAGGAACCTGCCCGCGCTCCTGGGGTTGCTGGGCGTATGGTACAACAATTTCTTTGGTTCGCAGACGGTCGCGGTGCTGCCGTACGACCAGTACCTGAAACGGTTTCCCGCGTACCTGCAGCAGTTGACGATGGAGAGCAACGGCAAATCCGTCACGCTCGAAGGGGCGCACGTGGATTACCAGACCGGCGCGATCTTCTGGGGCGAGCCGGGCACGAACGGGCAGCACTCATTCTACCAGCTCATTCATCAAGGGTCGAAATTGATCCCGTGCGACTTTATCGGTTTCTGCAAGACGCTGAATCCGCTGGGTGAGCATCACGATTTGTTGATATCGAATCTGCTCGCGCAGAGCGAGGCACTGGCATTCGGCAAGACAGCGGACGAAGTGAAGGTCGAGGGGACGGCTGAGTGGTTGGTGCCGCATCGGGTCTTTGAAGGGAACCGTCCATCGAATACCATTCTCATCGAGCGATTGACTCCCGAAGTGTTGGGCAAACTCGTGGCGCTGTACGAACACGCGGTCTTCACGCAGGGCGTGATTTGGAACATTGATTCCTTTGACCAGTGGGGGGTGGAGTTGGGGAAGGTATTGGCCCGGCGAATTACTCCCGAACTGCGGCCCGCGAGTGAGACGCCGCTGAAACATGATAGTTCCACGAACACGCTGATCAGGCGCTACCGCAAACTCAAGGGGAACGCGAAGTAGAAGACACGTTATGAAAATCCAGGAATTGCACGTCGGAATGAAAGTCCTGCATCCGCAACACGGGATGGGGACGGTGAAATCCATCACGGAGACCATGGCGGAGATTCGTTTCAATGACGTGGCGCGAACAATTGCACCCGAGTCGAGCGATCTCAAACCGGCGGAAGCACGGACGTCAGTGACCGGACTGGAAATGCCGCTGGAGCAGTTCGTCGAGAAGGTGACGCGCGTGTTGCTCGATGAACTCGGTTTGGAGAAGCCGGGGGACGTGGTGGAACAACTCGGGAGCCGTTGGCATGGCGGACGGCTGACGCTTCATCCCGCGGACGCGAATGTGCAGGCCAAGGAAGTGCCGCTGGATGTGTTCTTCCACAAGGTCGTGATGCTACGTAACAACCTGCGCGTGCTGGAGCAAAAGATCAACAGCCACGAGAAATTAAGCGATGCGGACAAGGTGGAATTCCAACAGTACATCACGCGGTCGTATGGTTCTTTGACAACGTTCAACGTCTTGTTCAAGAACAAGCAGGACCAGTTCAGGGGCGGCGCGGAGTAACCGTCGAGGCGGCCACGTCTTTTTTGGCGACGACACTGATCTGACCGTTGTTTTCGAGCATAGCACAGTGTACTTCGGCGACTTCGCTGCAACCCGCGGCACGCAAGGCGGCGGTCAACTCGTGGTGGGTCAATTTCTCGCGCACCAAGACTTCTTCATACAACCGGCCGTTGTGGATGAGTATCTCGGGGCGGCCTTCGATGAGGGCTTCCACTTTCTTGCTCCGGTAAGCGGCGAGACCGACCAAATAATTGACCAGCACGAGCGTGCAAGCCGAGAGGACACCGGCGAGGACGGAGTTGTCACCGCCATTCATGGCATTCTGCACGGCGTTACTGAGAACGAGCAACAAGACCAGGTCGAACGGCGCGAGTTGGCCGACCTGCCGTTTCCCGGTCATTCGCAGGAGCACGACGAGGAACCCGTACACGACGAGCGCACGGACGATGAATTCCCACCACGGCAAAGAGGGCTGCCACATGCGGAATATTCTACCTGAGTAACGAACAAATGCAGTTCAAAACCGACAGGTCATTTGCAGGCCCACCGTATCTTGAGTGACGTAGGGTTGGAGCACGCCGTCCACGTTGCGGCTATAATGAAAGTGGACGATCTCTTTTCCGACGGCATGACCAAGAAACGCGCCGCCGACCACGTCGCTGAGCCAGTGTTTGTTATCGGTGATGCGCTGTGCACCGACAGCGCCGGCGAGCCCGTACAAGGGCCAGGTCACCCAGGGATTTTGCCAGACTTCACTGACACTGGAAGCGAAGGCAAAGGCCACGGTCGCCTCTCCCGAGACGAACGATGAATTGAACGCATGCGAGCCGGGTCCTTCAAACTGATACTGGTTCCTGGCTGAATTCGGTCGTTTCCGTCCTGTAACAAACTTGACTCCTTCTTCCAAGGCACCGGCGTACGCGACCGATTCGAATGCGAAGAAACCGGAGTCGGCCAGTTTCTCGTTTTGCACGATCAGTCCAGATCCAAAGATTGCGCCGCTTGCGGCAAAGAAGTAAACGCCGTTGCCGGTAATTGTGCGGACCGTATTCAAGCCGTCGTCGAGCGACGCAGTTTTGTTGTCGTGGACGGCATCGCGCACGGTATTATCCAGGGGAAAAAGCGCGCCGGTAATGCCGGCCTCGATGCCAAACGTCTCCCACTGCTCACTGTGCCAATACACCGGGCGCGTGAGGAGATTTATCGGGTCTTTCCATAACCACTCCAAGTATTTCTTCGGTCCCTCTTCGTCGTGATATGCCAGCAGATAGTCTCTCCGTTCAACGGACGCGATTGTGGTGTCGTTGGTCGTCGGTAAAACTTGCAAGCTTGAAGAGGAGTCCTGGTCGGCGCAGGGGCCTCGTCGGGGGCAGAGGAACACCGTGGCCAAGGTAATGGTCAGCAGCGGAAGTTTCATTGCGGCGCGTTCCTCCTGACTCGCAATTGCTACCGAAGCGAGGCTGCCGCAGAGATGGACTCAAGTCAATGGGACAAGGACCGCATTACCAACTTGTAATCGTGCCGTAACGGGGGGATTACCAAGGACTCATCGTGTCGTAGCGGAAGGTCATGTCGCTGGCGACGTAACCACCGTACCACTGGACGTGCCCATCGGCGAAGAGCAGGTTTTGGCCGGCGCCGTGTCGTTGCCAATTCATCCACACCGCGCCGCCGCCGCTCGGGCCGCCTACACAGTTTTGCGTGTAGTCATCCTTGTCCGCATCGAGCGGATCAAAACTGCCGCCTGTCGCCTGACCGCCGGTGTCTCCCGACAAGACAAAGGCCTGTGGAAAAGCGATGCGGCGGCGGTCGAGTGAAGCGAACTTGTTCCCCGCCGCGACATACGCTGCGCGTGCGCCGTTGAAATAGCTGAAGTCCGAGCGCGTATCCAAGGGACAATGATAGACTGTCTTGCTCTTCGTGTAGGGAAAGATCTGCTGCAGCCAACTCGGCAACCCCGTCGTCACGTCGGCCTGGTCCCAAGGAATCAAAGCTCCCGAAACCGGAAACATCTCATCATGCTCGTCTGCGTACAGGCTCATGGCGACATGAATTTGGTGGAGATTGGATGTGCAACGGACGGCAGCCGCTTTTGCTTTCGCCATGCCCAAAGTCGGCAGCAGCAAGGCAGCCAGAACGCCAATGATCGCGATCACAACCAACAACTCGATCAAGGTGAACGCCCTGCGGTTCAATGGATACCTCCTGATCCCATAGACATGGGTAATTATTGCGCGCCCGATTCTGTTTGTCGAACCATTTTTCGTGAAACAAAGGAGCGTGTCCAAGCGTCTAACTCTATAGAGAAAGAAGGTGGAGACGGTGAAACCGGGATATTTGTTGGAGGTTGTGCTCGGGGTGCTTCTGACGGCGTCTCCGACGTACGCGCAAGTGATGATGAAGAGTGGGCCGACCGGTGGATCGGCGGTGAGTTCTGGCAATAGAGGTTTGAACGGTCATATTGCCCTCGCTACGTTCCGCGGCGGTTCTGGCATGCGTGCGAACTTTCCGGTTCAGAGAAACACGGGCATGTCACCTGGTTTTCACCATCCAGGTTTTGTTGGCGACAGGTTCTCGGGCGGTCGGGGAACGTTTTTCCCACGACGAGATTTTGGGGATCGGCGTGGATTCCGGGGGGGACATTTCGACCACGGCTTTGGGCACAGTCATAACGTAATCGTCTTTGGGTTCGGTGCGCCGTTCTTCGGTGTGCCGTGGTGCTATTATCCCGCCTACGGATATTACAATTCAACACCGTACTACGCTCCGGACTACGGGCCGGGTCCCGCATCGGAATACACTCCCAATCCGGACACCCAGACCGAGCAGTACACGAATCAAGACGCGGACAGTTATTATCAGCCCGGTTACCAGTGGGGCGGTGAACTGAAACTGTACCATGTGACCATGGACCAGTTTGTCGCCTACTTGAAATCGTATATACTGAACGCGTCGCCAGTCCAGCAGGCTGCCTTTCGCTCAGGGTTTGTAGCGCAGTTTGGCGCGGTAGGGCAGACGGTCTACGACCAGGCGGTGGAACAGGCCATTCAGCAGAACCCAGTTTCTTCCTGAGATTCGCTTTCGAAACAAAGCGACGGGCACCTCATCGCAAGCATCTTTCGCTTGAGATGACGGGTGGCTCCGTCTAGCATTGTGGGGATGGGGCGCTCGAACAACCAACACGGCTTGCTGCAAGGCGCGCGCGTTTATCTTTCCGGCCCGATGGACTTCGTGGCGTCACGCGCCGCGGAGAAGAAGTTCGGCTGGCGCAATCGAGTTGGCGAATTTCTTGAGGCGGCAGGCGTGACCGTGTTCGACCCGTGGTTCAAACCGGATGTCCGCGGGCTCCACGAATACGGGCGTGAGGACGCCAAGAGCGGCGAGCGGATCAAAGAGGTCTGGACGTATCGGTCGGGACGCAAGGGTGCGGAGACGCGATCGTGGTGCGCGCGGCAGTTTTGGGAAACGCTGCACATCGACCTGCGGATGGTGGACACGAGCGATTTTACGATTTCGTACTGTCCGACGAACATCTACAGCGTTGGTACCCCGCATGAAATCATCACGGCGACGGTGCAGCACAAGCCCGTGTTGTTTGTCAGTCCGCCGATCAACTTCCCCACGCTTCATGAATTGCGCGACCACCTGAAGGATGATCCGAAGGGCGCGGCATTACTGGCGCGGTTGGAGCGGGAGATCCCGATCAAAGAGAACCCGCGGGCTGTCCCCAGTTTGTGGTACATTCCGCTGGTGGGCGGCGAGAATTTCTTCGACGGGTTCGGTTTCGCCCCGTATCGGAAGAAGCTGGGGTGGAAGGACGAGATCGCGCTCGACGAACACGAGCGGCGTCACAAGCCCAAGCGGCCGTTGCTGCCGTTTCTGGAAAAATTGAGCTACGAACTTCCAAGGAAATGGGACCGCAAGCTCCGGAAGTTTGTTCCTGACGACGATTGGTTGCTCTGGGATTTCCGACCCGGCAAGAAGCGCGGCAAACATCTTGAAGGAGTGCGCCGGTAGATGACAACGGTTGAACAGGAACTACGTGAGACGCTTGCAAAATTCATGCGCGCCGTAGCGGAGAAGAACCAATCTGTGGTCAGCGCGACTCTGGCTCGCGTGACGGAATTGCAGCAGCAACTCGGCGCGGAAGCGCCACCCATGCTGGTCCATTACCTCGAGCGGCGCAGTTACCAGAAGGCGCTGGATTTCCTCAATTTGGGCCGTTCCGAGACGGAAGCGCCGCAGTGTGGTCGGTAGCATTTTCCGAGACGTTTTTCCGCAGCTCCATGATCGGGCAGTACTCCCGCAGAAATCTCCGATGCCACCATGCGCCGGTCTGGCGGCGTTCGGCGAAATTGGTGAAGCGATACTCGTAGGCCCAGGCGCGGAGATAACGCGGTGGGGCGGTCGGGAAGGGATTCGTCTGCAGCAACGCGAGGACTTCGGGTTGCCCCTGGAGCAGGCGGACGCAGAGATTAACGAAGGCAACGGTAGGCGACGGGCGGGGGATTTCCACGCGCAGGGCTTCAAACCATAACTGCCAGTCGAGCCGCGGTTGGTGCGGTGCGACGAAGGACGGTCTTTTCTGGGGATCGCCGGGTTTATACTTGAATTCGTATGGCAGCCAATGATCGCCGTCGTTGCTGCCTTCGATGATGATTTCAGGACGAACGGTGGTCATGACCGCGAAAAGACCGTAGGGGTTGAAGCTGCGAGTAGGTGCCAGGGTGTCGTAGAGTTTGATCATCGGTGTCGGCCAGGGAATCGGTTCACGGAACGCTTCCAGTAGGGTCATCGTCGTCATGGGAATCACCAGCGCGGCCAGCGGTATCGTCACCCACCATGGCCAGCGAGGCGCGCGAGAATTGGCGGAGAGTGTTCGCCAGCGGCGGGGAGCCCAACGACGCAGCGCGGCGTCGTCCAGCAGAAGCACGCACAGGGCGATGGCGAGCAGATTGAAAAAACAGTAGTTCCCTGTGACGGCGATCAAGAGCATCAGGAAAATGATTGCGCCAGCGGCCACGAAGCGGAGCCCACGCGACATCACAATTAACCACGGCGCGCCGAGTTCGATGACAAACATAACACCACAGGAGAACTGCTGGAACCACAGGGGAAACTGCTGGGCGTACCAGGACGCCCAGGTGGGCAACGGTTGGGTCTGATAGTGGTAAAATAAGGCGGTCAGGCCGCGCCAGGTAGTGTCGTGCGAGGCGAGCTTGACCAGGCCTGAAGCGAAGACCAGTCGGAAGAGCAGCCAACGCAGCAGCCAGAGCATCACGCGGGAGGGCGGGGCTTCGCGGGCGAGTCCCGGCCGGAATTGCAGCGGAGCGAAGAACACGGCGAGGAGGCCGGTTTCCAAGAGAAGGGTGTCCCATTGATAACCGAGGAACTCACCGCAGACGGTCGTCAGGGAGAGGTAAAACAACCACGCTAATGCCAGCAGCGGCGCGGGAGCGATACCGATTGTCGCCAGAACGGCGGCAAGGGCGCCCCCCCAACAGAGGAAATGCAGAAAGGTGTCGCTGGCGCTGAACCAGCACAACGTGGGGGCCGTCCGAAAAGCGTCCCAACTACCGTGGCTGTTGGCCCAATTTCGCGCGGATTCCATAAAAGCTTGCGCTGGCTGGATACCGTGACTGCCGACGAGCCCATCGATTTGAGTCCATAAGGAAACGAAGGCGATGAAGTAGATAATCCCGAGCAGACGGAGGAAGAGCCAGCACGTGAGAAAATGCGTGGGCGGTTCGATTTGTTCGCCCCAGAAGAGACGGGTAAGGAACGAAAAGCTGGTGCGGTGCCTGGCGACGAAACGGTAGAGGCATTCGGTGGCGGGCGCGATGCCGGGAATATGTTGATAGAGCCAGAGGGGCCAACGCTGGCAGGGCTCGACGGCCAGTGCGCGGAAGACCGCTTCGGCAGCGGAATAAATGCAGCCGTCTACGTCGATGAACTGCACCGCCTGCTCGCATTGCTCGCGAGTCAATTCGGGAAAACGCAATGTAATGGTTGGATCTTGGAAGGGGATATATTCAACGCGATCACTGGTGCTCTGTTGCCACCGAGCGATCCAGCGGCGACAGAAATTGCAATCGCCGTCGAAAACCATCACGGGCTTGGCGGGTGGCGTGGCGACGCTGGTCACAGCGAAGTCTTAACCGAGACGGCAGAACGGGTCAACTGAGTTGGCTGTCGCCTACGTAACTTCAATCGTCCTTCCGCAGGCGGTACAGCGGATTTGCGGGGCGTCGAAGGCGGGGCTGAGTTGGACGGTGCGACCGCAGGCGCAACGGAAAGATTCCCAGCCGGTGCTGGTGCGGTGGAATTGTAGCGGGGCGAGTGGAATGACCGGTGGAACGGCGGAATCGGGTCGGCGTGGCTCGGCGGGAGCCTCGCCCTCCCCAGCGGAAGGAATGGGCAGGATGCTGCCGCAACGGATGCAACGGATGGAGTCCTGTTCGTAACCTTCGGGAACGGAGATCTCGAGGCCGCAGTTGCACTTTAGGCGCATGTAACCGGAGGCGCGGCGGGCGACGTCGTGGGCGTCCTGGCGGGATTGAATCGGGCCTTCATTGGACGGCGCACGGATGGGTTCTGTTGGAGCGGACTGCAGGGTTTGCGCGCCGATGAGCGAGCCGCATTTGGCTTTGCGCCAGGCGGCTTCGTAGTCGGTGAATGAAGCGCCGGTCATCGCGCGTAAAATCTTGATGCGTTGGCTGGTGGGCGGGTGCGAGGAGAAGACGCTGTCGGATTCGTCACCATCCTCACTGGCGGCGGTCAAGGGATTCACGATGAACATGGGCGCGGTGGCTTTGCTGGCGAAGCTGAGCGGCACGTGCGCCTGGGAAATTTTCTCGAGGGCGGAGGCGAGGCCTTCGGGGTAACGGGTGAACTGCGCACCGCTGGCGTCGGCGAGATACTCGCGTTTGCGGGAGCAGGCGAAGTAGAGCAGTTGCGCCATAATAGGGCCGAGGATGGCGAAGAGCAGGCCGACAACCAGGATGATGGCTTGCGCCTGGCCACCGTCCTTGCCATCGCGCG contains:
- a CDS encoding lipase maturation factor family protein, with the protein product MTSVATPPAKPVMVFDGDCNFCRRWIARWQQSTSDRVEYIPFQDPTITLRFPELTREQCEQAVQFIDVDGCIYSAAEAVFRALAVEPCQRWPLWLYQHIPGIAPATECLYRFVARHRTSFSFLTRLFWGEQIEPPTHFLTCWLFLRLLGIIYFIAFVSLWTQIDGLVGSHGIQPAQAFMESARNWANSHGSWDAFRTAPTLCWFSASDTFLHFLCWGGALAAVLATIGIAPAPLLALAWLFYLSLTTVCGEFLGYQWDTLLLETGLLAVFFAPLQFRPGLAREAPPSRVMLWLLRWLLFRLVFASGLVKLASHDTTWRGLTALFYHYQTQPLPTWASWYAQQFPLWFQQFSCGVMFVIELGAPWLIVMSRGLRFVAAGAIIFLMLLIAVTGNYCFFNLLAIALCVLLLDDAALRRWAPRRWRTLSANSRAPRWPWWVTIPLAALVIPMTTMTLLEAFREPIPWPTPMIKLYDTLAPTRSFNPYGLFAVMTTVRPEIIIEGSNDGDHWLPYEFKYKPGDPQKRPSFVAPHQPRLDWQLWFEALRVEIPRPSPTVAFVNLCVRLLQGQPEVLALLQTNPFPTAPPRYLRAWAYEYRFTNFAERRQTGAWWHRRFLREYCPIMELRKNVSENATDHTAALPSRNGPN
- the pgi gene encoding glucose-6-phosphate isomerase, with protein sequence MATDTPSLTKRPAWRALGAHYEKIKDTHLRQFFADDSKRGERLVVEDVGLYLDYSKNRVNEETIRLLVALAEECGLRARIEAMFRGEKINVTEKRAVLHVALRTPRDQSIVVDGEDVVPKVHEVLDRMAEFTNRVRSGAWKGHTGKRIRNVINIGIGGSDLGPVMAYEALRHYSQRDLTFRFVSNVDGTDFAEATHDLKAEETLYIVSSKTFTTQETMTNALTARQWALKQLGDEKAVAKHFVAVSTNGQEVAKFGIDTANMFGFWDWVGGRYSMDSAIGLSTMLAIGPDNFRTMLAGFHAMDEHFRAAPFERNLPALLGLLGVWYNNFFGSQTVAVLPYDQYLKRFPAYLQQLTMESNGKSVTLEGAHVDYQTGAIFWGEPGTNGQHSFYQLIHQGSKLIPCDFIGFCKTLNPLGEHHDLLISNLLAQSEALAFGKTADEVKVEGTAEWLVPHRVFEGNRPSNTILIERLTPEVLGKLVALYEHAVFTQGVIWNIDSFDQWGVELGKVLARRITPELRPASETPLKHDSSTNTLIRRYRKLKGNAK
- a CDS encoding phosphatase PAP2 family protein → MKLPLLTITLATVFLCPRRGPCADQDSSSSLQVLPTTNDTTIASVERRDYLLAYHDEEGPKKYLEWLWKDPINLLTRPVYWHSEQWETFGIEAGITGALFPLDNTVRDAVHDNKTASLDDGLNTVRTITGNGVYFFAASGAIFGSGLIVQNEKLADSGFFAFESVAYAGALEEGVKFVTGRKRPNSARNQYQFEGPGSHAFNSSFVSGEATVAFAFASSVSEVWQNPWVTWPLYGLAGAVGAQRITDNKHWLSDVVGGAFLGHAVGKEIVHFHYSRNVDGVLQPYVTQDTVGLQMTCRF
- a CDS encoding type II secretion system protein; the protein is MNRRAFTLIELLVVIAIIGVLAALLLPTLGMAKAKAAAVRCTSNLHQIHVAMSLYADEHDEMFPVSGALIPWDQADVTTGLPSWLQQIFPYTKSKTVYHCPLDTRSDFSYFNGARAAYVAAGNKFASLDRRRIAFPQAFVLSGDTGGQATGGSFDPLDADKDDYTQNCVGGPSGGGAVWMNWQRHGAGQNLLFADGHVQWYGGYVASDMTFRYDTMSPW
- a CDS encoding YetF domain-containing protein, whose protein sequence is MWQPSLPWWEFIVRALVVYGFLVVLLRMTGKRQVGQLAPFDLVLLLVLSNAVQNAMNGGDNSVLAGVLSACTLVLVNYLVGLAAYRSKKVEALIEGRPEILIHNGRLYEEVLVREKLTHHELTAALRAAGCSEVAEVHCAMLENNGQISVVAKKDVAASTVTPRRP
- a CDS encoding M48 family metallopeptidase, with product MWEQIIANRRRSALLITGMAVILLLIGFTGGELLAPNAGVLGLLFALLLWGGMMLAYFTSAESILMAGAYARELKREDSPQLFNIVDEMCLASGLGFMPRIYLIDDPAPNAFAVGRKPETSSITVTTGLMYRLNRDELQGVIAHEIGHLKNRDVQFMTLAAVMLGSIVILSEIVRRSLWYGGRGRSRSDSRDGKDGGQAQAIILVVGLLFAILGPIMAQLLYFACSRKREYLADASGAQFTRYPEGLASALEKISQAHVPLSFASKATAPMFIVNPLTAASEDGDESDSVFSSHPPTSQRIKILRAMTGASFTDYEAAWRKAKCGSLIGAQTLQSAPTEPIRAPSNEGPIQSRQDAHDVARRASGYMRLKCNCGLEISVPEGYEQDSIRCIRCGSILPIPSAGEGEAPAEPRRPDSAVPPVIPLAPLQFHRTSTGWESFRCACGRTVQLSPAFDAPQIRCTACGRTIEVT